In Palaemon carinicauda isolate YSFRI2023 chromosome 38, ASM3689809v2, whole genome shotgun sequence, a single window of DNA contains:
- the v gene encoding tryptophan 2,3-dioxygenase yields MSCPYARENGVDTAQQGKNMVEFGGITYNSYLQLQKVLNAQKLMSEQDGKAVHDEHLFIVIHQAYELWFKQIIYEIDSVREIFSKEEVDEHKMLEIVKRMQRVTLILKLCVDQFLILETMTPLDFMEFRDYLSPASGFQSYQFRLLENKLGLKAEHRVRYNQEHYVKVFGNEPDIYKRIMASEEEPSLQNLLCRWLERTPGLEERGFNFWKKYKMAVDNILDDQLRDAEAEDVEELRAHLVSQQKRRKELFDSIFDVRIHNALMARGERRLTHKALQGALMISFYREEPRFNQPHQLLQLLMDVDSLMTKWRYNHVMLVQRMIGSQLIGTGGSSGYQYLRSTLSDRYKVFLDLFNLSTFLLPRNCIPPLTRQMKSRLSIMEESNPVVDTTINPKEDSKQTMKSSEGVSPSPTNFVSADSPCSMENGEEKLTSDSDLEKSLENSMERSCEASM; encoded by the exons AGTGGACACAGCACAGCAGGGAAAGAACATGGTGGAATTCGGGGGCATTACCTACAACTCCTACCTGCAGTTGCAGAAAGTCTTGAATGCACAGAAGCTAATGTCAGAACAAGATGGAAAAGCTGTACACGATGAGCATCTCTTCATTGTCATCCATCAAg CTTACGAGCTGTGGTTCAAACAAATCATCTACGAGATCGACTCGGTGAGGGAAATCTTCAGCAAGGAAGAGGTCGACGAGCACAAGATGCTGGAGATTGTCAAAAGAATGCAAAGAGTTACACTTATTCTCAAG CTCTGCGTCGACCAATTCCTGATCCTAGAGACGATGACGCCATTGGATTTCATGGAATTCAGGGACTACCTTTCCCCAGCCTCAGGATTCCAGAGTTACCAATTCAGACTACTGGAGAATAAACTCGGTTTGAAAGCG GAACACCGTGTCCGGTACAACCAGGAGCACTACGTGAAGGTGTTCGGCAACGAGCCAGACATATACAAGAGGATCATGGCTTCGGAAGAGGAGCCATCTCTGCAAAACCTCCTGTGCAGGTGGCTGGAAAGAACACCTGGTCTGGAAGAGCGAGGTTTCAATTTCTGGAAAAAGTACAAAATGGCCGTCGACAACATTCTAGATGATCAACTCAGGGATGCAGAG GCTGAGGACGTCGAAGAGTTGCGAGCACATCTAGTATCACAGCAGAAGAGAAGAAAAGAACTCTTCGACAGTATATTCGACGTGAGAATCCATAACGCCCTGATGGCCAGAGGAGAACGGCGCCTCACACACAAAGCCCTACAGGGAGCCCTCATGATCTCCTTCTACAGAGAGGAACCTCGCTTCAATCAGCCTCATCAGTTGTTGCAGCTTTTGATGGACGTGGATTCTTTGATGACAAAGTGGCGGT acaaccaCGTAATGTTAGTACAACGAATGATCGGATCCCAACTGATTGGAACAGGAGGTTCATCTGGATATCAGTATTTGCGATCTACTCTCAG CGATCGCTACAAAGTCTTCCTCGACTTATTCAACCTGAGTACTTTCCTGTTGCCGAGAAACTGCATTCCACCCCTCACCCGCCAGATGAAGAGCCGACTGAGCATCATGGAGGAATCCAACCCCGTGGTTGACACCACTATCAACCCCAAAGAGGATAGCAAACAGACCATGAAATCCAGCGAGGGTGTTTCTCCATCACCGACGAACTTCGTCTCTGCAGATTCGCCTTGCTCCATGGAAAACGGCGAGGAAAAACTCACATCCGACAGTGATCTAGAGAAGAGCCTGGAGAACAGCATGGAGAGATCCTGCGAGGCATCAATGTAA